Within Candidatus Binatia bacterium, the genomic segment GGCGAGCGTGCCTGCCGCAAAAAGACTCATCGCCAGACCAAAGCTCGCGTTGTCGATCCCGAAATCCTTCTGGATCGGGCCGATCGCGTAGGAGATGACGACACGGTCCAGGTAGTTCACCAGGCCCAGCGCAAAGGCCAGACTGATGACCAGATTTCCAGTTCTCGGTGTTGTCGTTCCTGCGTCTGCCATGGCCGGAAGAATAGCGGGTTTCACCCTCAGATCCAGCAGGCGCCCTTGGGGCCGGGTTGTTGCGTCGGCGCGCATTCAACGCCATGTTCTCCGTCATGAATGACGATCAAATCAAGGGAGCGTGGTCGGTGATCAAGGGCAAGGCGAAAATGGCCTGGGGGGATCTCACCGATGACGACGTGCTGCGCGCGGAGGGTTCTGTTGACCGTCTCTACGGGATCATTCAAAGGAAGTTTGGCGATACCAAGGAAGTGATCAAGAAGAAGCTCGACGGCGTCAAGCTTCCTTGAGTCTTCCTGCCCCGCCGTGCGGCAAGCCTTTTCGGCGAAAGTTGGCAGAACCAGATGAATCGGAGAACGCACCATGTCCAATCACGAAAATGCAGTCGAGCGATTCCGCGAACTCGATGA encodes:
- a CDS encoding CsbD family protein; protein product: MNDDQIKGAWSVIKGKAKMAWGDLTDDDVLRAEGSVDRLYGIIQRKFGDTKEVIKKKLDGVKLP